One Acidobacteriota bacterium genomic window, CTACCCAGGCGAGGGAAGTCCGCCAGCACAAACCGCAGATCGCCGCTCGGCTTGCAGAGCCCCGTAGCAAGCTCGGGACAACCGTTGCCGCAGGGAGTCCAGGGCTGCCCCGCCGGCTTCTCAGCCGTGCGCCGGGTGGCTGAGGTTCCGTCGCCCCAGCACTTCCGCTCAGTGGCCGTCCACCAGGCGTAGGAACTGGGAAAGACGTTCTCGATGTCGTCGTCAATCAGCATGATGTGAAGCTCGCGGCACTCGGCCCCATAGTGCTCGGTCAGTTCGGGGTCGGGTTCCCACTCGACGCCGCGCGGGGTCTTCTTCTTGCGCAGGAAGACGAAGTGGTCGAGCTTGGTGGGATGGTTGCGGTCACCGTTCGGCGGTAGGCCGATCGAGACCTTGGTGGATACGGACAGCCGTTGGACAACGCGGCCGTCTTGGTCGTGCGTAACGCCAATGATCATGTAGACCTCCTGTGTTTGGAATTGGAACTCAGACGACTGCCCATTCGGGCGGCGGCTATATGTGCTCGAAGACCGCTTTTGGAGACAGTCTTCCGGCCACGCCGGCTACCAGCCACGTGACCACAGCCAAGAAGGATGGGATACTGACTCTGATGGGCGAAAAGAAAACGGAACTCTACCTCGGGACTTCGAGTTGGACTGCTGAGGGGTGGGTCGGCAGCTTCTACCCCGAAGGCACGAAGCCGGCTGACTTCCTCCAGTACTATGCGCGCCACTTCAATTGCGTTGAGATTGACAGCACTTTCTATCGGATTCCCACTGCCAAGACCGTCGAGCAATGGAGAGATCGCACGCCCAAGGGGTTTGTCTTTGCGGCCAAGGCTCCGAGTTTGATAACACACCAGAAAGTACTCGGCTCTGTTGACATCCTCAGGAAGATGTAGCGATGTCTCAAGCGGTACAAGTTGAAACTCAGGCCAAGCAGCAGGGCTTGGAGGGTCTGTGTGCGGAGCGAGCGACCGGGGGCTCGAGCCGAGAGCTTGCGCTTCACCGAAGAGAACAGCGTTTCGATCAGGGCGCGGCGTCGGTAGAGCTTGGTGGGAAACGCCCGCCGCATTTCGGCGCGCACGCCGCGCACCCGCCAAGTTTTCTTCCCCCGCTTGGCAGGGATCACGCTGTGAGCCCCGAGCCGCTGACGGATATAGGCGTGATTCCTCTCGCTGTCGAATTCGGCGTCGGCCAGCACCAACCCGATCCGCGTTTGCCGGGAAGCTGTGTGGACGACCGCCGATAAACTCCCGCAGTCGTTCCAGGGACCCGGTCGAGCGCGCTGCGAGAGCAGGAGCTGCTGATCCAGATCCGCCACGACCAACCACTTCAGCAAGTGCCGCCACGGCAGGGCTTTTTGCCCGTGATGATGCAGGCGCCGCACAAAATAGGTGCTCACCGCTCCCTGCGCCAAACCGGTCGCGTCGACCGCCACGCGAGCTCGCCGGCGACGGCAGGGCCGTCCACCGCTCATCCGGCGCACCGTCTCGCCGACCGCTCTCTCGATGGTCTGGCTCTCCAGACGACGGAGGAAACGGTACAAGGTTGTGAAATCGGGCACGCTTTTCAATCCCAAGACCTGGCGCAGTTCTCCGTGCTCGCTCAAGCGCACTTCGGCTTCGCGAAAGGTCCAGTCCTCGTAGCGCATCAGGCAGAGGATGGCCAGCAACTGCGGCTGGATGAATTGATGCTTGCTGAAACGAGTTCGATAGGGTGGGAGCACCGCCCGGCCCACTTCCAAGGCGATGCGAGCAAATGCCAGCAGTCCAACCTCGGCCATCGGCCTTGCTGCCTCCTAGCAAATGGACCCTTACGAAGGGCTGGCGCATTTGAATTCTCCTTGAGGTAAGTAAGGATGTCAACAGAGCCAAAGAACTCCTAGACGCAGACGACGACCTCAAGGCATTTCTTTGCGTGATGGACCTGCTGGGCGAGAAGCTGGGGCCGATACTATGGCAATTCCCTTACATGAACAGGCAACGCTTTAGGGGCCTTGGTTTCTTCATCGGGCGGCTTGAGCCGTGGCTCAGGAAGTTGCCAAAGAACTATCAATGGGTGGTCGAGGTACTGAACAAGGGCTGGCTTTCTGAGAAATTGTACTCAATCCTCCGGCGGCACGGGGTGGGGCTTGCCTTGATTGATCATCCCTGGATGCCGCGCCCGGACCAGGTCTTCAACA contains:
- a CDS encoding DUF72 domain-containing protein; protein product: MCSKTAFGDSLPATPATSHVTTAKKDGILTLMGEKKTELYLGTSSWTAEGWVGSFYPEGTKPADFLQYYARHFNCVEIDSTFYRIPTAKTVEQWRDRTPKGFVFAAKAPSLITHQKVLGSVDILRKM
- a CDS encoding transposase yields the protein MAEVGLLAFARIALEVGRAVLPPYRTRFSKHQFIQPQLLAILCLMRYEDWTFREAEVRLSEHGELRQVLGLKSVPDFTTLYRFLRRLESQTIERAVGETVRRMSGGRPCRRRRARVAVDATGLAQGAVSTYFVRRLHHHGQKALPWRHLLKWLVVADLDQQLLLSQRARPGPWNDCGSLSAVVHTASRQTRIGLVLADAEFDSERNHAYIRQRLGAHSVIPAKRGKKTWRVRGVRAEMRRAFPTKLYRRRALIETLFSSVKRKLSARAPGRSLRTQTLQALLLGLSFNLYRLRHRYIFLRMSTEPSTFWCVIKLGALAAKTNPLGVRSLHCSTVLAVGIR